One genomic segment of Hevea brasiliensis isolate MT/VB/25A 57/8 chromosome 3, ASM3005281v1, whole genome shotgun sequence includes these proteins:
- the LOC110637240 gene encoding DNA oxidative demethylase ALKBH2 isoform X1: MSFRFKPVSQPSNPEVNEGGEKDKQIKTLDLGNGSQILYMPRFLSFDDSWKFFDYLNSHIPWTRPTIRVFGRSCVQPRDTCYVASPGLPELIYSGYKPHAYSWDDYPPLKDILEAVHEALPGSKFNSLLLNRYEGGNDNVGWHADDEKLYGPTPEIASVSFGCERDFLLKKRPNKSSQPQERRSDDEPASKRLKKCCHVDQHSFTLKHGSLLVMRGYTQRDWLHSVPKRAKAEVTRINLTFRHVHGGVQG, translated from the exons ATGAGCTTCAGGTTTAAGCCTGTCTCGCAGCCGAGCAACCCTGAAGTTAACGAGGGCGGTGAAAAGGATAAACAAATAAAAACTTTGGATCTTGGAAATGGAAGCCAAATCCTTTACATGCCAAGGTTTTTATCATTTGACGACTCATGGAAATTCTTTGATTACCTCAACTCTCACATCCCTTGGACAAGACCGACCATTCGTGTCTTTGGTCGCTCCTGTGTTCAG CCTAGAGACACGTGTTATGTTGCAAGTCCAGGATTGCCAGAATTGATTTACAGTGGCTATAAACCGCATGCCTACTCATGGGATGATTATCCTCCACTTAAGGACATCTTGGAGGCT GTCCATGAAGCGCTTCCTGGGAGTAAATTTAACAGCCTACTATTGAATAGGTATGAAGGAGGCAATGACAATGTTGGTTGGCATGCTGATGATGAGAAGCTTTATGGTCCAACTCCAGAAATTGCGTCTGTTTCCTTTGGATGTGAACGAGATTTCTTGTTGAAAAAGAGACCCAATAAATCATCCCAACCCCAAG AAAGAAGATCTGATGATGAACCTGCTAGCAAGCGATTAAAGAAATGCTGCCATGTTGATCAGCATTCTTTTACGCTAAAACATGGATCACTATTGGTGATGAGAGGTTACACACAAAGAGATTGGCTCCACTCAGTGCCTAAGCGTGCAAAAGCAGAGGTGACTAGAATTAATCTTACCTTTAGACACGTTCACGGAGGGGTGCAGGGATGA
- the LOC110637240 gene encoding DNA oxidative demethylase ALKBH2 isoform X2 has translation MSFRFKPVSQPSNPEVNEGGEKDKQIKTLDLGNGSQILYMPRFLSFDDSWKFFDYLNSHIPWTRPTIRVFGRSCVQPRDTCYVASPGLPELIYSGYKPHAYSWDDYPPLKDILEAVHEALPGSKFNSLLLNRYEGGNDNVGWHADDEKLYGPTPEIASVSFGCERDFLLKKRPNKSSQPQDTTIPML, from the exons ATGAGCTTCAGGTTTAAGCCTGTCTCGCAGCCGAGCAACCCTGAAGTTAACGAGGGCGGTGAAAAGGATAAACAAATAAAAACTTTGGATCTTGGAAATGGAAGCCAAATCCTTTACATGCCAAGGTTTTTATCATTTGACGACTCATGGAAATTCTTTGATTACCTCAACTCTCACATCCCTTGGACAAGACCGACCATTCGTGTCTTTGGTCGCTCCTGTGTTCAG CCTAGAGACACGTGTTATGTTGCAAGTCCAGGATTGCCAGAATTGATTTACAGTGGCTATAAACCGCATGCCTACTCATGGGATGATTATCCTCCACTTAAGGACATCTTGGAGGCT GTCCATGAAGCGCTTCCTGGGAGTAAATTTAACAGCCTACTATTGAATAGGTATGAAGGAGGCAATGACAATGTTGGTTGGCATGCTGATGATGAGAAGCTTTATGGTCCAACTCCAGAAATTGCGTCTGTTTCCTTTGGATGTGAACGAGATTTCTTGTTGAAAAAGAGACCCAATAAATCATCCCAACCCCAAG ACACTACAATCCCTATGCTTTAG